From Aquipuribacter nitratireducens, a single genomic window includes:
- a CDS encoding serine/threonine-protein kinase, translated as MSATQHAGPYRLLRVIGEGGMGVVHLALDPSERAVAVKVVRPQVATDPQTRERLAREVRSLAKVRHPRVAEVLDADFDADLPYVVMRYVPGEALDAVVRRDGPLPPAQLDELMVGLAEAVSAVHSVGVVHRDLKPGNVLLLDGSPVVIDFGIARAADDAQLTSTGLMVGTPGYLAPEVLDGTDVGPAADWWGWAAVVAFAATGRPPFRSGPMEAVFDRVRRGAVDLEGVPGPVARLLVAALRPDPAERPGPAAIADALADLTGRRPLLPAGGDDASALAGGPGPGAPVTRPVTRTTVRPRVESPAPPASPPRPGGTPPPRRVPEAPSTRVMDRPPPPTAPIAPVAPVPARAAQTAAQPPAREPWAVARREPADLARPDRGGDAGAPPSGDAGPGAVAPRRGWDGRPVPELPRRAGMAALAAVVLVSVATVSPLGAAVLTAAWAGLARAVQWSRIAVARVRWREGRVGVGTWTGQVFAYPFRLVGALLTSVGYVLLGALALSPVLLLGAALLLEYRSVPWSNLTAVRATLTGPLPLTVAAVLAGLVAWWGPGGRAVREGSRALTEPALRHRNGRLVAAGLAGLVAVAALLVVSQQV; from the coding sequence GTGAGCGCGACGCAGCACGCCGGCCCGTACCGCCTGCTGCGGGTCATCGGCGAGGGCGGCATGGGCGTCGTCCACCTCGCGCTCGACCCCTCCGAGCGCGCCGTCGCGGTCAAGGTCGTGCGCCCGCAGGTGGCGACCGACCCGCAGACCCGCGAGCGGCTCGCCCGCGAGGTCCGCTCGCTCGCGAAGGTCCGCCACCCCCGGGTGGCGGAGGTCCTCGACGCCGACTTCGACGCCGACCTGCCGTACGTCGTCATGCGGTACGTGCCGGGGGAGGCGCTCGACGCCGTCGTCCGCCGCGACGGTCCACTCCCGCCCGCGCAGCTCGACGAGCTCATGGTGGGGCTGGCGGAGGCGGTGTCGGCGGTCCACTCGGTCGGGGTGGTGCACCGCGACCTCAAGCCAGGCAACGTCCTGCTGCTCGACGGCTCCCCGGTCGTCATCGACTTCGGCATCGCCCGCGCCGCCGACGACGCCCAGCTGACGTCGACCGGCCTCATGGTCGGCACGCCCGGCTACCTCGCCCCCGAGGTCCTCGACGGCACCGACGTGGGGCCCGCCGCGGACTGGTGGGGCTGGGCCGCGGTCGTCGCGTTCGCCGCCACGGGCCGACCCCCGTTCCGCTCCGGGCCGATGGAGGCCGTGTTCGACCGCGTCCGGCGCGGTGCGGTCGACCTCGAGGGCGTCCCGGGACCGGTCGCCCGGCTCCTCGTCGCGGCCCTGCGCCCGGACCCCGCCGAGCGACCGGGGCCCGCCGCGATCGCCGACGCGCTCGCCGACCTCACGGGTCGGCGCCCGCTCCTTCCGGCCGGCGGCGACGACGCATCCGCGCTCGCGGGCGGACCAGGGCCCGGGGCACCGGTGACCCGACCGGTCACCCGCACGACCGTCCGGCCGCGGGTCGAGAGCCCCGCCCCGCCGGCGTCACCGCCCCGGCCGGGCGGCACCCCGCCGCCGCGGCGGGTGCCGGAGGCCCCGAGCACCCGGGTCATGGACCGACCGCCCCCGCCGACCGCGCCGATCGCCCCGGTTGCCCCGGTGCCCGCCCGCGCGGCGCAGACCGCCGCGCAGCCGCCGGCGCGCGAGCCGTGGGCGGTGGCCCGCCGCGAGCCGGCCGACCTGGCCCGGCCCGACAGGGGCGGCGACGCGGGCGCCCCGCCCTCCGGCGACGCGGGTCCCGGTGCCGTCGCCCCGCGACGCGGCTGGGACGGACGCCCCGTCCCCGAGCTGCCCCGCCGCGCCGGCATGGCGGCGCTCGCCGCGGTCGTCCTCGTGTCCGTCGCGACCGTCAGCCCCCTGGGCGCGGCCGTCCTCACCGCGGCGTGGGCGGGTCTGGCCCGCGCCGTGCAGTGGTCGCGGATCGCGGTGGCACGGGTCCGCTGGCGCGAGGGACGCGTCGGCGTCGGCACGTGGACAGGACAGGTCTTCGCCTACCCCTTCCGGCTGGTCGGCGCGCTGCTCACGAGCGTCGGGTACGTGCTGCTCGGCGCGCTCGCGCTGTCCCCGGTGCTCCTGCTGGGGGCGGCCCTCCTCCTGGAGTACCGCTCCGTGCCGTGGTCCAACCTCACCGCGGTCCGCGCGACGCTCACGGGTCCGCTGCCGCTCACCGTCGCGGCGGTGCTCGCGGGCCTCGTCGCGTGGTGGGGACCGGGCGGTCGGGCGGTCCGCGAGGGGTCCCGGGCGCTCACGGAGCCGGCGCTCCGCCACCGCAACGGCCGGCTCGTCGCGGCCGGTCTCGCCGGGCTCGTCGCGGTCGCCGCGCTGCTCGTCGTGTCGCAGCAGGTGTGA
- a CDS encoding ABC transporter ATP-binding protein — MAAGALTCGELTKRFGATLAVDRLELVVPQGSMFGLVGPNGAGKTTTLSMATGLLRPDAGRVLVHGEDVWSDLERAHRLLGVLPDGLPTLDRLSGPELVEHIGRLHGLPRAEAARRAADLLAVLDLTDAGRTLVVDYSAGMRKKVGLACALVHAPRVLVLDEPFEAVDPVSASTIRELLQRFTADGGTVVVSSHVMALVEQLCDHVAVIVAGRVVASGTLDEVRAGGTLEDRFVALSGGRRGIGEGLAWLASSSG; from the coding sequence ATGGCAGCGGGGGCCCTCACGTGCGGCGAGCTCACCAAGCGCTTCGGGGCGACGCTCGCGGTCGACCGGCTCGAGCTGGTGGTGCCGCAGGGGTCGATGTTCGGGCTCGTCGGACCGAACGGCGCCGGCAAGACGACGACGCTGTCGATGGCGACGGGTCTGCTGCGCCCCGACGCCGGGCGGGTGCTGGTCCACGGCGAGGACGTGTGGTCCGACCTCGAGCGCGCGCACCGGCTGCTCGGCGTGCTGCCGGACGGTCTGCCGACGCTCGACCGCCTCAGCGGCCCCGAGCTCGTCGAGCACATCGGTCGCCTCCACGGGCTGCCGCGGGCGGAGGCCGCCCGCCGGGCCGCCGACCTGCTCGCCGTCCTCGACCTCACCGACGCCGGTCGGACCCTCGTCGTCGACTACTCCGCGGGGATGCGCAAGAAGGTGGGGCTGGCGTGCGCGCTCGTCCACGCGCCCCGCGTGCTCGTGCTCGACGAGCCCTTCGAGGCCGTCGACCCCGTGTCGGCCTCGACGATCCGCGAGCTGCTCCAGCGCTTCACCGCCGACGGCGGCACGGTCGTCGTCAGCAGCCACGTGATGGCCCTCGTCGAGCAGCTGTGCGACCACGTCGCCGTCATCGTCGCGGGGAGGGTGGTGGCGTCCGGGACGCTCGACGAGGTCCGCGCCGGCGGGACGCTCGAGGACCGGTTCGTCGCGCTGTCCGGTGGGCGACGCGGCATCGGGGAGGGGCTGGCGTGGTTGGCGTCCTCCTCGGGCTGA
- a CDS encoding VOC family protein: MPAQVPCLWFDGQAEAAAEHYVSIFPNSVVTNVQRAPADTPSGPAGYVMVVEFTLDGQRYTGLNGGPQFTFSEAVSFQIMCADQAEADHYWDRLSEGGEEGPCGWLKDRFGLSWQVVPEEATALMSDPDPGRARRATEAMLQMTRLDVAAMRAAADGA; this comes from the coding sequence GTGCCCGCACAAGTCCCGTGCCTGTGGTTCGACGGCCAGGCCGAGGCCGCCGCCGAGCACTACGTCTCGATCTTCCCGAACTCGGTGGTGACGAACGTCCAGCGCGCTCCCGCGGACACCCCGAGCGGGCCGGCGGGGTACGTCATGGTCGTCGAGTTCACCCTCGACGGGCAGCGGTACACCGGCCTCAACGGCGGCCCGCAGTTCACCTTCAGCGAGGCCGTCAGCTTCCAGATCATGTGCGCGGACCAGGCCGAGGCCGACCACTACTGGGACAGGTTGTCCGAGGGCGGTGAGGAGGGGCCCTGCGGCTGGCTCAAGGACAGGTTCGGCCTGTCGTGGCAGGTCGTGCCGGAGGAGGCCACCGCCCTCATGTCCGACCCCGATCCGGGACGGGCCCGCCGGGCGACGGAGGCCATGCTGCAGATGACCCGGCTCGACGTCGCCGCCATGCGCGCGGCCGCCGACGGCGCCTGA
- a CDS encoding oligopeptide/dipeptide ABC transporter ATP-binding protein translates to MTEATDGDVLVRLRDLEVHFGSSKQPVRAVDGVDLDIRRGETLGLVGESGCGKSTLGNALLRLVEPTGGTVEIDGTDVTGLGRSDLRRMRRRAVMVFQDPYASLDPRHSIADAVEEPLVVHGLGGGRAGRRKRVEELLEMVGIPKAAADRYPHEFSGGQRQRVGIARALAGEPDLIVADEAVASLDVSIQAQVMNLLRRLQSELGLTLLFVSHDLAAVRHVSDRIAVMYLGRVVEVGPAHSVVADPQHPYTQALLSAVPRPDPRAEREREPLLLSGDVPSPTDVPSGCRFRTRCPKVFEPCDDVDPGMFDVGPDHAAACLLHSPEHSGRQEHR, encoded by the coding sequence GTGACCGAGGCGACTGACGGCGACGTCCTCGTCCGGCTCCGGGACCTCGAGGTGCACTTCGGGTCGTCGAAGCAGCCCGTCCGAGCCGTCGACGGCGTCGACCTCGACATCCGCCGCGGGGAGACCCTCGGGCTGGTCGGTGAGTCCGGCTGCGGCAAGTCGACCCTCGGCAACGCGCTTCTGCGGCTCGTGGAGCCGACGGGCGGCACCGTCGAGATCGACGGGACGGACGTCACGGGTCTCGGCCGGTCGGACCTGCGGCGCATGCGACGTCGCGCCGTCATGGTGTTCCAGGACCCGTACGCGAGCCTCGACCCGCGCCACAGCATCGCCGACGCCGTCGAGGAGCCCCTCGTCGTCCACGGCCTCGGTGGCGGCCGGGCCGGGCGGCGGAAGCGTGTCGAGGAGCTCCTCGAGATGGTCGGCATCCCGAAGGCGGCCGCCGACCGCTACCCCCACGAGTTCTCCGGCGGCCAGCGGCAGCGCGTCGGCATCGCCCGCGCCCTCGCCGGCGAGCCCGACCTCATCGTGGCCGACGAGGCCGTCGCGAGCCTCGACGTGTCGATCCAGGCGCAGGTGATGAACCTCCTGCGGCGCCTGCAGTCCGAGCTCGGCCTCACGCTGCTGTTCGTCAGCCACGACCTCGCCGCCGTCCGGCACGTCAGCGACCGCATCGCCGTCATGTACCTCGGCCGGGTCGTCGAGGTCGGCCCGGCCCACAGCGTCGTCGCCGACCCGCAGCACCCGTACACGCAGGCGCTGCTGTCGGCCGTGCCGCGCCCCGACCCGCGCGCGGAGCGGGAGCGGGAGCCGCTGCTGCTCAGCGGCGACGTGCCGAGCCCGACGGACGTCCCGAGCGGCTGCCGGTTCCGCACGCGCTGCCCGAAGGTGTTCGAGCCGTGCGACGACGTCGACCCCGGCATGTTCGACGTCGGACCGGACCACGCCGCCGCGTGCCTCCTCCACAGCCCGGAGCACTCGGGCCGGCAGGAGCACCGATGA
- a CDS encoding oligopeptide/dipeptide ABC transporter ATP-binding protein, with product MSAQPADAPRTSEHSLEIRDLHVTFPTSRGPATVVRGVDLHVSPRETLAVVGESGSGKSVSMLAVLGLLPSSATVTGSALYRGREVLGASDEELRRLRGPGLGMVFQDPMTSLNPVLTIRRQLLEGLVAHTDRRERRRQKQQLLQRARDLLDEVGIPDPDRALRSYPHQLSGGQRQRVMIAIALAHDPAVLVADEATTALDVTVQAQILRLVAALQEEHGTAVVWITHDLGVVAGIADRVAVMYAGQVVESGVTDAVFDAPTHPYTRGLLASLPDIDADGTGHDRAPLEAMRGLPPDPVDPPPGCAFAPRCPIADPACVEHPQRLREVGPHHEAATRCPVPEEVRRDRGD from the coding sequence ATGAGCGCCCAGCCGGCCGACGCCCCCCGGACCTCCGAGCACAGCCTCGAGATCCGGGACCTCCACGTCACGTTCCCCACCTCGCGGGGCCCCGCCACCGTCGTCCGGGGCGTCGACCTCCACGTGAGCCCCCGCGAGACGCTCGCCGTCGTGGGGGAGTCGGGCTCCGGCAAGAGCGTCAGCATGCTCGCCGTGCTCGGCCTGCTGCCGTCGAGCGCGACCGTCACCGGGTCCGCGCTCTACCGCGGGCGGGAGGTGCTCGGCGCGTCCGACGAGGAGCTGCGCCGGCTGCGCGGGCCGGGTCTCGGGATGGTGTTCCAGGACCCCATGACGTCCCTCAACCCGGTCCTCACCATCCGCCGGCAGCTCCTCGAGGGGCTCGTCGCCCACACCGACCGCCGCGAGCGGCGCCGGCAGAAGCAGCAGCTCCTCCAGCGCGCCCGCGACCTGCTCGACGAGGTCGGCATCCCCGACCCCGACCGGGCGCTGCGCTCCTACCCCCACCAGCTGTCGGGCGGGCAGCGGCAGCGCGTCATGATCGCGATCGCGCTCGCCCACGACCCCGCGGTGCTCGTCGCCGACGAGGCGACGACCGCGCTCGACGTCACGGTGCAGGCGCAGATCCTCCGCCTCGTCGCCGCACTGCAGGAGGAGCACGGCACCGCGGTCGTGTGGATCACGCACGACCTCGGGGTCGTCGCGGGCATCGCCGACCGCGTCGCGGTCATGTACGCCGGCCAGGTCGTGGAGTCCGGGGTCACCGACGCCGTCTTCGACGCCCCCACGCACCCGTACACACGCGGGCTGCTGGCGTCCCTGCCCGACATCGACGCCGACGGCACCGGTCACGACCGCGCGCCGCTCGAGGCCATGCGGGGGCTGCCGCCGGACCCCGTGGACCCGCCGCCCGGCTGCGCGTTCGCGCCCCGCTGCCCGATCGCCGACCCGGCGTGCGTCGAGCACCCGCAGCGGCTGCGCGAGGTGGGGCCGCACCACGAGGCGGCGACCCGCTGCCCCGTCCCGGAGGAGGTGCGCCGTGACCGAGGCGACTGA
- a CDS encoding ABC transporter permease, with the protein MSGARRAWAVLVLTAKRGGGAFGLVVLGLVVLVALFDDVLVPGGPNQIDVANRLMPPSLEHPFGTDDLGRDVLDRVILGASVSLQVGFVAVGISLVAGTLIGLLAGYYRGPLDAVLMRFMDVLFAFPAILLAIAVLALLGPGTTNAMIAIGIVYTPIFARVTRAAVLSVSEEVYVRASRSVGAPDRRILFHHVLPNAAPPIIVQTSVSLAFAILSEAALSFLSLGTQPPNASWGLMLSEGRGFMTQAWWMAVFPGLAIFITVLAFNLLGDALRDVLDPRRRALLTARASGPDAGSTTAA; encoded by the coding sequence GTGAGCGGCGCGCGCCGCGCGTGGGCGGTCCTCGTCCTCACCGCGAAGCGCGGAGGCGGGGCGTTCGGTCTCGTCGTGCTCGGGCTCGTCGTCCTCGTGGCCCTCTTCGACGACGTCCTGGTTCCCGGCGGCCCGAACCAGATCGACGTGGCGAACCGGCTCATGCCCCCCTCGCTCGAGCACCCGTTCGGCACCGACGACCTCGGGAGGGACGTCCTCGACCGGGTGATCCTCGGGGCGTCCGTCAGCCTGCAGGTCGGCTTCGTCGCCGTCGGCATCTCGCTCGTGGCCGGGACCCTCATCGGGCTCCTCGCCGGCTACTACCGGGGGCCGCTCGACGCCGTCCTCATGCGGTTCATGGACGTCCTCTTCGCCTTCCCCGCGATCCTCCTCGCCATCGCGGTCCTCGCGCTGCTCGGCCCGGGGACGACGAACGCGATGATCGCCATCGGCATCGTCTACACGCCGATCTTCGCCCGCGTCACCCGCGCCGCCGTCCTGTCCGTGAGCGAGGAGGTGTACGTGCGCGCCTCCCGGTCGGTGGGTGCCCCGGACCGGCGGATCCTCTTCCACCACGTCCTGCCGAACGCGGCCCCGCCGATCATCGTCCAGACCTCGGTGAGCCTCGCGTTCGCGATCCTCTCGGAGGCCGCGCTGTCCTTCCTCAGCCTCGGCACGCAGCCACCGAACGCGTCGTGGGGCCTCATGCTGAGCGAGGGGCGCGGCTTCATGACGCAGGCGTGGTGGATGGCGGTGTTCCCCGGTCTCGCGATCTTCATCACCGTCCTGGCCTTCAACCTCCTCGGGGACGCGCTCCGCGACGTCCTCGACCCCCGGCGTCGTGCGCTGCTCACCGCCCGCGCGAGCGGGCCCGACGCCGGATCGACGACCGCCGCATGA
- a CDS encoding ABC transporter permease produces the protein MLSRVAQAAAVLLGVAVLVFAILQLVPGDPVRIALGTRYTEETAAALRARSGLDQPVLVQFWTWFTGALTGDLGVSFRSGDPVTALIVERLPATLSLAGMSILVALLIAVPLGTVSALRPRTTVDGVATVFSQAGISIPDFWMGILLIVFVAPLLALPTGGYVPLTEDPAGWLRAVILPAVTVGVTSGSILTRFVRSSLIEAADAEHVRTARSKGLTRPTVLGWHVMRNALLPFVTVVGVQLAYLLSGVVVVEIVFSYPGLGELALQAVQSRDFPLLQGAVLLFAVVFLVINLLVDLSYAALDPRVGTR, from the coding sequence GTGCTCTCCCGGGTCGCCCAGGCCGCGGCGGTGCTCCTCGGTGTCGCCGTGCTCGTGTTCGCGATCCTCCAGCTGGTGCCGGGGGACCCCGTCCGGATCGCCCTCGGCACCCGTTACACCGAGGAGACGGCGGCGGCGCTGCGCGCCCGGTCGGGCCTCGACCAGCCCGTCCTCGTCCAGTTCTGGACGTGGTTCACCGGTGCGCTCACGGGCGACCTGGGGGTGAGCTTCCGCAGCGGCGACCCCGTCACCGCGCTCATCGTCGAGCGGCTCCCCGCCACGCTGAGCCTCGCCGGGATGTCGATCCTCGTCGCGCTCCTCATCGCCGTCCCGCTCGGCACCGTCTCGGCGCTGCGGCCGCGGACGACGGTCGACGGCGTCGCGACCGTGTTCAGCCAGGCAGGGATCAGCATCCCCGACTTCTGGATGGGGATCCTCCTCATCGTCTTCGTCGCGCCGCTCCTCGCGCTGCCGACCGGCGGCTACGTCCCCCTGACGGAGGACCCGGCCGGGTGGCTGCGGGCCGTGATCCTCCCGGCGGTCACGGTCGGCGTGACGAGCGGGAGCATCCTCACCCGCTTCGTCCGCAGCTCCCTCATCGAGGCCGCCGACGCCGAGCACGTGCGCACGGCGCGCTCCAAGGGCCTCACCCGACCGACCGTCCTCGGCTGGCACGTCATGCGCAACGCGCTCCTGCCGTTCGTCACGGTCGTCGGCGTCCAGCTCGCGTACCTGCTGTCGGGCGTCGTCGTCGTCGAGATCGTCTTCAGCTACCCCGGGCTCGGCGAGCTCGCGCTGCAGGCGGTCCAGAGCCGCGACTTCCCGCTCCTGCAGGGTGCGGTGCTCCTGTTCGCCGTCGTGTTCCTCGTCATCAACCTCCTCGTCGACCTGTCGTACGCCGCACTCGACCCGAGGGTGGGCACCCGGTGA
- a CDS encoding ABC transporter substrate-binding protein codes for MRLQTRSRALVRLAAATATALALAACSTGGGVEGEGLEEAPDADTDATDEAGGGATGDAPTGTLVAAITGTPDQFDPHSTSAYASFQVLENVYDTLVVPNAEDLTFEPSLAESWETSEDGLTWTFTLREGVTFHDGSEFDSADVAYSYNRIIDEQLANSFRFANVESIDTPDPQTVVLNLSAPTPNLLANIGGFKGMAILPEGAAEDLDLANEANGTGPFTLESTSAGGAEVAAFDGYWGEGPFVEGVEFRYVPESAAALTALRNGDIDWTDNVPPQDIATLEGEEGVELGQVGSTDYYYVAFDTTEPPFDDVDVRRAIATAVDREAIAEAATFGAGTANQTAIPEGSFFASDYAPFPADAAAAEQLLADAGVEDLSFEIMVPSTAPQAVTAAEVLSSQLAEIGVTATPDTVEEGAFLSRQGEGDFDAFSWSWIGNLDPFGYYHAQHLTDGGFNFQGYSNEQVDELLQQASTETDQDARKELYDQAVEIIVDEVSYLYYYNPDVVQAWSGDLSGYTVRPDRAINFDTVQLGG; via the coding sequence GTGCGTCTGCAGACCCGTTCCCGCGCTCTCGTGCGGCTCGCCGCCGCCACCGCCACCGCACTCGCCCTCGCCGCCTGCAGCACCGGTGGCGGCGTGGAGGGCGAGGGCCTCGAGGAGGCACCCGACGCCGACACCGACGCCACGGACGAGGCCGGAGGGGGCGCGACGGGTGACGCGCCAACCGGCACGCTCGTCGCGGCGATCACCGGCACCCCCGACCAGTTCGACCCGCACTCGACGAGCGCGTACGCGAGCTTCCAGGTGCTGGAGAACGTGTACGACACGCTCGTCGTGCCGAACGCCGAGGACCTCACGTTCGAGCCGTCGCTCGCGGAGTCGTGGGAGACGAGTGAGGACGGCCTCACGTGGACGTTCACGCTGCGTGAGGGCGTGACGTTCCACGACGGCAGCGAGTTCGACTCCGCCGACGTCGCCTACTCCTACAACCGGATCATCGACGAGCAGCTGGCGAACTCCTTCCGCTTCGCCAACGTCGAGTCGATCGACACCCCGGACCCGCAGACGGTCGTCCTCAACCTGTCGGCGCCGACGCCGAACCTGCTCGCCAACATCGGCGGCTTCAAGGGCATGGCGATCCTCCCGGAGGGCGCCGCGGAGGACCTCGACCTCGCGAACGAGGCGAACGGCACCGGACCCTTCACGCTGGAGTCGACGAGCGCCGGTGGCGCCGAGGTCGCCGCGTTCGACGGGTACTGGGGCGAGGGTCCGTTCGTCGAGGGGGTCGAGTTCCGCTACGTGCCGGAGTCCGCGGCCGCGCTCACCGCGCTGCGCAACGGCGACATCGACTGGACCGACAACGTGCCGCCGCAGGACATCGCCACCCTCGAGGGCGAGGAGGGCGTCGAGCTCGGCCAGGTCGGCTCGACGGACTACTACTACGTCGCCTTCGACACGACGGAGCCGCCGTTCGACGACGTCGACGTCCGGCGGGCCATCGCGACCGCGGTCGACCGCGAGGCCATCGCGGAGGCGGCGACGTTCGGCGCCGGGACCGCGAACCAGACCGCGATCCCCGAGGGCTCCTTCTTCGCCAGCGACTACGCACCCTTCCCCGCCGACGCGGCCGCGGCCGAGCAGCTGCTCGCCGACGCCGGCGTGGAGGACCTGTCCTTCGAGATCATGGTGCCGAGCACGGCGCCGCAGGCCGTCACCGCCGCCGAGGTGCTGTCGAGCCAGCTGGCCGAGATCGGCGTCACCGCGACGCCCGACACCGTCGAGGAGGGCGCCTTCCTCTCGCGGCAGGGCGAGGGCGACTTCGACGCGTTCTCGTGGTCGTGGATCGGCAACCTCGACCCGTTCGGCTACTACCACGCCCAGCACCTCACCGACGGCGGGTTCAACTTCCAGGGCTACAGCAACGAGCAGGTCGACGAGCTGCTCCAGCAGGCCTCGACCGAGACCGACCAGGACGCCCGTAAGGAGCTGTACGACCAGGCGGTCGAGATCATCGTCGACGAGGTGTCGTACCTCTACTACTACAACCCGGACGTCGTGCAGGCGTGGAGCGGCGACCTGTCCGGCTACACGGTGCGGCCGGACCGCGCCATCAACTTCGACACGGTGCAGCTCGGCGGCTGA
- a CDS encoding sn-glycerol-3-phosphate ABC transporter ATP-binding protein UgpC, translating into MATVTFEHAERLYPGAERPAVDDFNLEIGDGEFLVLVGPSGCGKSTTLRMLAGLEEVTSGSIFIGDRDVTDMPPKDRDIAMVFQNYALYPHMSVADNMGFALKIAGTPKDEIRKRVEEAAKILDLSQYLERKPKALSGGQRQRVAMGRAIVRSPQVFLMDEPLSNLDAKLRVQTRTQIASLQRRLGVTTVYVTHDQVEAMTMGDRVAVLKDGVLQQVDTPRNMYDKPNNVFVAGFIGSPAMNLLSFPVDENGVKFGTTTLPIDRDQLSRASGKEVTVGVRPEDLTISSDGHGLPVQVDVVEELGADAYIYGTTDAGHQVDVDDPDLRGEDRTTGDNIIARTDGRRPPQRGETVHLVPAGGHVHFFDLKTGARL; encoded by the coding sequence ATGGCAACAGTGACCTTCGAGCACGCCGAGCGGCTGTACCCCGGGGCCGAGCGCCCCGCGGTCGACGACTTCAACCTCGAGATCGGTGACGGCGAGTTCCTCGTCCTCGTCGGTCCCTCCGGCTGCGGCAAGTCCACCACCCTCCGCATGCTCGCGGGGCTGGAGGAGGTGACGAGCGGCAGCATCTTCATCGGCGACCGCGACGTCACGGACATGCCCCCGAAGGACCGGGACATCGCGATGGTGTTCCAGAACTACGCGCTCTACCCGCACATGTCCGTCGCCGACAACATGGGCTTCGCGCTCAAGATCGCCGGCACGCCGAAGGACGAGATCCGCAAGCGCGTCGAGGAGGCCGCGAAGATCCTCGACCTGTCGCAGTACCTCGAGCGCAAGCCGAAGGCGCTGTCCGGTGGGCAGCGCCAGCGCGTCGCGATGGGTCGCGCGATCGTCCGCAGCCCGCAGGTGTTCCTCATGGACGAGCCCCTGTCGAACCTCGACGCCAAGCTGCGCGTCCAGACCCGCACGCAGATCGCGTCGCTCCAGCGCCGCCTCGGCGTCACGACCGTCTACGTCACCCACGACCAGGTCGAGGCCATGACGATGGGCGACCGGGTCGCGGTCCTCAAGGACGGCGTCCTCCAGCAGGTCGACACCCCGCGCAACATGTACGACAAGCCGAACAACGTGTTCGTCGCCGGCTTCATCGGCTCCCCCGCCATGAACCTGCTGTCGTTCCCGGTCGACGAGAACGGCGTGAAGTTCGGTACGACCACCCTGCCGATCGACCGGGACCAGCTGTCCCGGGCGAGCGGCAAGGAGGTCACCGTCGGCGTGCGGCCCGAGGACCTCACGATCTCCTCCGACGGCCACGGCCTGCCCGTCCAGGTCGACGTCGTCGAGGAGCTCGGCGCCGACGCGTACATCTACGGGACGACGGACGCGGGGCACCAGGTCGACGTCGACGACCCCGACCTGCGCGGGGAGGACAGGACCACGGGCGACAACATCATCGCCCGCACCGACGGCCGTCGCCCGCCCCAGCGCGGCGAGACCGTCCACCTCGTCCCGGCGGGCGGCCACGTCCACTTCTTCGACCTCAAGACCGGCGCGCGCCTCTGA